The Salmo trutta chromosome 6, fSalTru1.1, whole genome shotgun sequence genome has a window encoding:
- the cavin4b gene encoding caveolae-associated protein 4a yields the protein MADKLGLAVGDDTTSVMALLERVAGIIDNVQTCQTRMEERQLELENSVKTIQEDVVKLTVNHAATSSTVDKLLEKTRKVSCHIKDVRVRVENQNIRVKKVEITQEELLAKNKFRVVIYQGDSEVPAVAAGKEPKGPSQPKAPKPSAAEVEPDHFELPPESDEEYMVVEEASSTAAKMKKSGLSRIESFKSTFSRANMTKTKENMNSKVGQMGERIVSTERREKIRQSGERLKQSGSRLKESIASHVPAKLKKERTVAEGQEGAEGVTEDAAPIPPPKGRKSASPDLAYTEVTKEAEDGEGEVPINDVKQLS from the exons ATGGCTGATAAACTGGGTCTGGCTGTGGGGGACGACACGACGTCCGTCATGGCGTTATTGGAGCGTGTGGCGGGCATCATTGACAACGTGCAGACGTGTCAGACACGTATGGAGGAGAGGCAGCTCGAATTGGAGAACAGCGTCAAGACCATCCAGGAGGACGTGGTGAAGCTGACGGTAAACCACGCTGCCACCAGCAGCACAGTGGACAAGCTGCTGGAGAAGACGCGGAAGGTCAGCTGCCACATCAAGGATGTCCGGGTACGGGTGGAGAATCAGAACATCCGCGTCAAGAAGGTGGAAATAACCCAGGAGGAACTGTTGGCCAAGAACAAGTTCCGGGTTGTTATCTACCAG GGTGACAGTGAGGTGCCAGCTGTGGCAGCCGGAAAGGAACCCAAAGGACCCAGTCAACCCAAGGCACCCAAACCGTCGGCGGCCGAAGTGGAGCCAGACCACTTTGAGCTCCCCCCTGAGTCTGATGAGGAGTACATGGTGGTGGAGGAAGCCTCGTCCACGGCCGCCAAGATGAAGAAATCAGGCCTGAGCCGCATCGAGAGCTTCAAATCTACCTTCTCCCGCGCGAACATGACCAAGACGAAAGAGAACATGAACAGCAAGGTTGGCCAGATGGGTGAGCGCATCGTATCGACTGAGCGCCGGGAGAAGATCCGCCAGTCCGGCGAGAGGCTCAAACAGTCCGGCTCACGGCTCAAGGAATCTATTGCCAGCCATGTGCCAGCCAAACTGAAGAAGGAGAGGACTGTGGCGGAGGGCCAGGAGGGGGCCGAGGGGGTCACTGAGGATGCCGCACCCATCCCACCACCCAAGGGACGCAAATCCGCAAGCCCTGACCTCGCCTACACAGAGGTGACCAAGGAGGCTGAGGATGGAGAGGGTGAGGTACCGATAAATGATGTCAAGCAGCTCTCCTAA